From Staphylococcus sp. M0911, a single genomic window includes:
- a CDS encoding poly(glycerol-phosphate) alpha-glucosyltransferase translates to MDIERKIRKLVEFINDKENIEGYAFVSLGKPNVKAQVKLLKKTTYLEREINKLCQKYKKKAAVYPTWIKVDIVTHFDNVPFNELKNDLITTRRNYIEYGIALDSNWNITFLPEEINVNAFVRPSKETKEFYLSEDNINNYMRKYTNYKRPFSEDLYKGKEVTKFYTKSYFLDDEEVYELHSKGYRKGLRKIDDLSNEIDKLIKSSTRFLDDMMEDSGRYNYGYLPHFDKKIGFYNILRHSSSTYALIEGLNYLGEPLNSTEKAINYIIDNYIYESNGNAYVFDDTKNINEIKLGQNASFIFAVCEYLKEHNNERFLEAAQKVANGILTMIDENTWDTTHVLNYPDLPVKEKFRIVYYDGEAALALMRLYQQDHNEQWLNTVKSLVDQFIAKDYWKYHDHWLGYCTNELVQINPEAKYFEFGIKNVSTHLDYIKNRETTFPTFLEMLMATYRLIQKAKQEGHEELVESLIDEQKLIDIIHIRADYQRTGFFYPELAMYFKNPARILGSFFIKHHGYRVRIDDIEHYVSGYVQYQKAFKD, encoded by the coding sequence ATGGATATTGAAAGAAAAATAAGAAAATTAGTAGAGTTTATTAATGATAAAGAAAATATTGAAGGTTATGCGTTTGTTAGTTTAGGGAAACCTAATGTTAAAGCTCAGGTGAAGCTTTTAAAGAAAACTACTTATTTAGAACGTGAGATTAATAAATTATGTCAAAAATACAAGAAAAAGGCAGCTGTATATCCAACATGGATTAAAGTTGATATTGTTACGCATTTTGATAATGTACCATTTAATGAACTGAAAAATGATTTGATTACAACTAGACGAAATTATATTGAATATGGTATTGCTCTTGACTCAAATTGGAATATCACTTTTTTACCTGAGGAAATTAATGTAAATGCATTTGTAAGACCATCTAAAGAGACTAAAGAATTTTATTTATCTGAAGACAATATTAATAACTATATGCGTAAATATACTAATTATAAAAGACCATTTTCTGAGGATTTATATAAAGGTAAAGAGGTCACTAAATTTTATACTAAATCATACTTTTTAGATGACGAAGAAGTTTATGAGTTGCATTCGAAAGGCTATCGAAAAGGCTTAAGAAAAATAGACGATTTGAGTAATGAGATAGATAAATTGATAAAAAGTAGTACTCGCTTTTTAGATGATATGATGGAAGATAGTGGTAGATATAATTACGGATATTTACCACATTTTGATAAAAAAATAGGATTTTATAATATTTTACGACATTCTTCATCTACATACGCGTTAATTGAAGGATTAAACTATTTAGGAGAACCACTAAATTCAACAGAAAAAGCTATTAATTATATCATCGACAATTATATATATGAAAGTAATGGCAATGCATATGTATTTGATGATACAAAAAATATAAATGAGATTAAATTAGGACAAAATGCATCATTTATATTTGCAGTATGTGAATATTTAAAAGAACACAATAATGAAAGATTCCTTGAAGCAGCACAAAAGGTGGCTAATGGCATATTAACTATGATAGATGAAAATACGTGGGATACTACTCATGTATTAAACTATCCTGATTTACCTGTTAAAGAGAAATTTAGAATTGTTTATTATGATGGTGAGGCAGCGTTAGCATTAATGCGACTATATCAACAAGACCATAATGAACAATGGTTGAATACAGTTAAAAGTTTAGTTGATCAATTTATTGCTAAAGATTATTGGAAATATCATGACCACTGGTTAGGATACTGTACTAATGAACTAGTACAAATTAATCCAGAAGCTAAATATTTTGAGTTTGGAATTAAAAATGTAAGCACGCATTTAGATTATATTAAAAATCGTGAAACTACTTTCCCAACATTTTTAGAAATGTTAATGGCCACATATAGATTGATTCAAAAAGCCAAACAAGAAGGACATGAAGAATTAGTTGAATCATTAATAGATGAACAGAAATTAATTGATATTATCCATATAAGAGCAGATTATCAAAGAACAGGCTTTTTCTATCCAGAATTAGCTATGTATTTTAAAAATCCAGCTAGAATATTAGGTAGTTTCTTTATAAAACATCACGGTTATAGAGTTAGAATTGATGATATAGAACATTATGTTTCTGGTTATGTTCAATATCAAAAAGCTTTTAAGGATTAA